The following coding sequences are from one Humulus lupulus chromosome X, drHumLupu1.1, whole genome shotgun sequence window:
- the LOC133806605 gene encoding uncharacterized protein LOC133806605 produces the protein MADPGPEERSDSSDSRRPPAPRPNEDLYYNPERCLAKATKCNEELARQAVKAQAPPRRPRGRPRGSTAARREEQATQQDQPRPQRNTRAEATDNPTAELSTWMDNMLAPPVAWNPNSEAGRNNLDPVQASSGPSRPNYGRRPPSPIRHPPSLIRQPSPIREVPRPAPQRPSRSGSRDGSRQARPEQGNKREAIREHRTPQPSGRKISR, from the exons ATGGCTGATCCAGGCCCTGAAGAAAGGAGTGATTCATCTGATTCACGGAGGCCACCTGCTCCCAGGCCTAATGAGGatctgtactacaatcctgaaagaTGT TTGGCAAAGGCGACAAAGTGCAATGAGGAATTAGCCAGACAGGCTGTTAAAGCCCAGGCACCTCCTCGGAGACCTAGAGGACGTCCCCGTGGGAGCACGGCCGCCAGGAGGGAAGAACAAGCTACGCAGCAGGATCAGCCAAGGCCCCAGAGAAACACCCGGGCTGAGGCCACTGACAACCCAACTGCAGAGTTGTCAACATGGATGGATAATATGCTAGCTCCTCCAGTAGCTTGGAACCCGAATTCTGAAGCTGGAAGAAACAACCTGGATCCTGTCCAGGCAAGCTCTGGGCCATCTAGGCCCAATTATGGGAGACGGCCGCCGTCTCCCATAAGACATCCACCGTCACTAATAAGGCAGCCCTCACCAATCCGAGAGGTCCCACGACCTGCACCACAGAGACCGTCTCGAAGTGGCAGTCGGGATGGAAGCCGACAGGCCAGACCTGAACAAGGAAACAAGAGGGAGGCTATCCGAGAGCATAGAACTCCTCAACCTTCAGGAAGAAAAATTTCAAGATAG